One window from the genome of Ferrimicrobium sp. encodes:
- a CDS encoding maleylpyruvate isomerase N-terminal domain-containing protein — protein sequence METLENTPPEALTACELWRTHELVAHLTAGAIEISLNLEAALEGLPIPVTRSFEEREAPYREIADQRLRNELLASLERVSRVLHAILVEDPDAVVPWNGRSMVVATFVTHLRSELALHRWDLRGDDEIGFTLLSQPELTAHAVTVLGTVLVDQTVQWTKPAGSLIVGTLDAPSVVVSQDFNGRQLVFGDDDSDPTIVADTAARLLLLWGRMPNDPRRVSAPGGPSVLAELRALLSGY from the coding sequence TTGGAGACTCTAGAGAACACACCGCCGGAAGCGCTTACCGCCTGTGAGCTCTGGCGAACCCATGAACTCGTAGCTCACTTAACGGCGGGAGCAATTGAGATCTCATTGAATCTCGAGGCTGCACTTGAAGGCCTGCCGATCCCAGTGACCCGATCGTTTGAGGAGCGTGAGGCGCCGTACCGGGAGATCGCAGATCAGCGGTTGCGCAACGAGTTGCTCGCCTCGTTGGAACGCGTCTCTCGGGTCCTTCATGCCATTCTCGTCGAGGATCCTGATGCAGTGGTCCCCTGGAACGGTCGATCAATGGTAGTCGCTACCTTTGTTACCCATCTGCGTAGCGAGTTGGCGCTGCATCGATGGGATCTGCGAGGCGATGATGAGATTGGCTTTACGCTCCTCTCGCAGCCGGAGCTCACCGCACATGCGGTCACGGTACTCGGGACGGTACTCGTTGATCAGACCGTTCAATGGACAAAACCGGCGGGTTCGCTCATCGTTGGAACACTAGATGCGCCTAGCGTTGTGGTCAGCCAGGATTTTAATGGCCGTCAGTTGGTCTTTGGGGACGACGACTCCGATCCGACGATTGTGGCCGACACAGCAGCAAGGTTACTCCTTCTGTGGGGAAGAATGCCCAATGACCCGCGCCGCGTAAGTGCTCCTGGTGGTCCAAGCGTACTAGCCGAGCTCAGAGCGCTTCTCTCTGGATATTGA